From one Streptomyces sp. N50 genomic stretch:
- a CDS encoding YcnI family protein, producing the protein MSAHRTTLRRAGTVAALATAGVLAAAGVASAHVTVHPESYAKGATDGVLTFRVPNEEDKASTTKVQVYLPTDHPVLGVLVTPQNGWTAKVTTSKLKTPVKTDDGTITDAVSQITWTGGKIAAGQYEDFNVAFGQLPDDTDQLAFKTLQTYSDGDVVRWIEEAAAGDDEPENPAPVLKLTAKESEDGDETPAASTTAAATSTKSTTASSSSSDSTARGLGIAGLIVGVLGLAAGAFAIVRSRTPRS; encoded by the coding sequence ATGTCCGCACACCGCACCACCCTGCGCCGCGCAGGCACCGTCGCCGCGCTCGCCACCGCCGGAGTCCTGGCCGCCGCCGGGGTCGCCTCCGCGCACGTCACCGTCCACCCGGAGAGTTACGCCAAGGGTGCGACGGACGGTGTCCTCACCTTCCGCGTCCCCAACGAGGAGGACAAGGCGAGCACCACCAAGGTCCAGGTCTATCTGCCCACCGACCACCCCGTCCTCGGCGTGCTGGTCACCCCGCAGAACGGCTGGACCGCGAAGGTCACCACCAGCAAGCTCAAGACGCCGGTGAAGACCGACGACGGCACCATCACCGACGCCGTCTCCCAGATCACCTGGACCGGCGGGAAGATCGCGGCCGGACAGTACGAGGACTTCAACGTCGCCTTCGGTCAACTGCCCGACGACACCGACCAGTTGGCGTTCAAGACGCTCCAGACCTACTCGGACGGCGATGTCGTGCGCTGGATCGAGGAGGCCGCGGCGGGCGACGACGAGCCGGAGAACCCGGCGCCCGTCCTCAAGCTCACCGCCAAGGAGAGCGAGGACGGTGACGAGACCCCGGCCGCCTCGACCACGGCGGCGGCCACCTCCACGAAGTCCACCACCGCCTCCTCGTCGAGCAGCGACTCGACCGCCCGCGGGCTCGGCATCGCCGGGCTGATCGTCGGCGTACTCGGCCTCGCGGCGGGCGCCTTCGCGATCGTGCGCAGCCGGACCCCGCGGTCGTAG
- a CDS encoding CDP-alcohol phosphatidyltransferase family protein translates to MALNNTYEARLVQQETAVGAGVQILLLALLGTAIGMGPAGWLTGLAFAIATWAVLSKALHRTRTRSFGPANRVTLGRAILVGGVTALVADSFESSPPVTLFVGLTAVALILDGVDGKVARRTGTSTALGARFDMEVDAFLILVLSVYVSTQLGPWVLLIGAMRYGFVAAARVWLWLNAPLPPSTARKTVAATQGILLLLAGANLLPYAANMGVVALALGTLVWSFGRDILWLWRTSRTSLVEEVPVEEKLLELVSQ, encoded by the coding sequence GTGGCCCTGAACAACACATACGAAGCAAGGCTGGTCCAGCAGGAGACCGCTGTGGGAGCGGGCGTTCAGATCCTGTTGCTGGCGTTGCTCGGCACGGCGATCGGAATGGGGCCGGCCGGCTGGCTGACCGGCCTGGCATTCGCGATCGCCACCTGGGCCGTGCTCTCCAAGGCGCTGCACCGGACCCGGACGCGTTCCTTCGGCCCGGCCAACCGGGTCACCCTCGGCCGGGCCATCCTGGTCGGCGGGGTGACCGCGCTGGTCGCGGACTCCTTCGAGAGCTCGCCGCCGGTCACGCTGTTCGTCGGCCTGACGGCGGTGGCCCTGATCCTGGACGGCGTCGACGGCAAGGTCGCCCGGCGCACGGGCACCTCCACCGCGCTGGGGGCGCGCTTCGACATGGAGGTCGACGCGTTCCTCATCCTGGTCCTCAGCGTCTACGTCTCCACCCAACTCGGCCCGTGGGTCCTGCTGATCGGCGCCATGCGCTACGGCTTCGTCGCCGCGGCCCGCGTCTGGCTGTGGCTCAACGCCCCGCTGCCGCCGAGCACCGCCCGCAAGACGGTCGCCGCCACCCAGGGCATCCTGCTGCTCCTCGCGGGCGCGAACCTGCTGCCGTACGCGGCCAACATGGGCGTGGTGGCCCTCGCGCTCGGCACGCTCGTGTGGTCCTTCGGCCGCGACATCCTGTGGCTCTGGCGCACCTCGCGCACCTCCCTCGTCGAGGAGGTTCCGGTGGAGGAGAAGCTGCTGGAACTGGTCTCGCAGTAG
- a CDS encoding zinc-binding alcohol dehydrogenase, whose amino-acid sequence MKRTARAFWIGPPGHGEIRDVVLPDPAEDEVVVRSLWSGVSRGTETLVFRGGVPESQHATMRGPFQEGDFPGPVKYGYLNVGVVEEGPAALLGRTVFCLYPHQTRYVVPASAVTPVPESVPAGRAVLAGTVETAVNALWDAAPLVGDRIAVVGGGMVGCSVAALLGRFPGVRVQLVDADPARAKIAEALGVGFALPADALGDCDLVVHASATEQGLTRALELLTPEGTVLELSWYGDRKVSLPLGEAFHSRRLVIRSSQVGTVSPARSNRSYADRLALALDLLADPALDALVTGESDFEELPQLLPRLASGEIPALCHRVRYTDIG is encoded by the coding sequence ATGAAGCGCACCGCGAGGGCGTTTTGGATCGGTCCACCGGGTCACGGCGAGATACGTGACGTCGTTCTGCCGGACCCCGCCGAGGACGAGGTGGTGGTCCGCTCCCTGTGGTCGGGCGTGAGCCGCGGCACCGAGACCCTGGTCTTCCGCGGGGGCGTCCCCGAGAGCCAGCACGCGACCATGCGTGGACCGTTCCAAGAGGGCGACTTCCCAGGTCCGGTGAAGTACGGCTACCTCAACGTCGGGGTGGTCGAGGAGGGCCCGGCCGCGCTGCTCGGCCGTACCGTCTTCTGTCTCTATCCGCATCAGACGCGCTACGTCGTCCCCGCGAGCGCCGTCACACCCGTGCCGGAGTCCGTGCCCGCCGGGCGGGCCGTTCTCGCCGGGACCGTGGAGACCGCCGTCAACGCGCTGTGGGACGCGGCGCCGCTGGTCGGTGACCGGATCGCGGTGGTCGGGGGCGGGATGGTCGGCTGCTCGGTGGCCGCGCTGCTGGGCCGTTTCCCGGGCGTGCGCGTGCAGTTGGTGGACGCCGACCCGGCGCGCGCGAAGATCGCCGAGGCGCTGGGAGTCGGCTTCGCGCTGCCTGCGGACGCGCTCGGCGACTGCGATCTCGTCGTCCACGCCAGCGCCACCGAACAGGGGCTCACCCGCGCACTGGAACTCCTCACGCCCGAGGGCACCGTCCTCGAACTGAGCTGGTACGGCGACCGGAAAGTGAGCCTCCCGCTCGGTGAGGCGTTCCATTCGCGCCGCCTGGTCATCCGTAGCAGCCAGGTCGGGACCGTGTCCCCGGCCCGTTCCAATCGCAGCTACGCCGACCGGCTCGCCCTCGCCCTCGACCTGCTCGCGGACCCGGCGCTGGACGCCCTGGTCACCGGAGAGAGCGACTTCGAGGAGTTGCCCCAGCTGCTGCCCAGGCTCGCCTCGGGGGAGATCCCGGCGCTGTGCCACCGGGTGCGTTACACCGACATCGGCTGA
- a CDS encoding 6-pyruvoyl trahydropterin synthase family protein, whose amino-acid sequence MFSITVRDHIMIAHSFHGEVFGPAQRLHGATFLVDATFRREQLDDDNIVVDIGLATQELGAVVSELNYRNLDNEPDFAGVNTSTEFLAKVIADRLAERIQKGALGEGARGLTGLQVTLHESHVAWASYERAL is encoded by the coding sequence TTGTTCAGCATCACCGTTCGCGATCACATCATGATCGCCCACAGCTTCCACGGCGAAGTGTTCGGGCCCGCCCAGCGGTTGCACGGAGCCACGTTCCTGGTGGACGCCACCTTCCGGCGCGAGCAGCTGGACGACGACAACATCGTCGTCGACATCGGACTGGCCACCCAGGAACTGGGCGCCGTCGTCAGCGAGTTGAACTACAGAAACCTCGACAACGAGCCCGACTTCGCCGGGGTCAACACCTCGACGGAGTTCCTCGCGAAGGTCATCGCCGACCGGCTCGCCGAGCGGATCCAGAAGGGCGCGCTCGGCGAGGGCGCCCGCGGCCTCACCGGACTCCAGGTCACCCTGCACGAGTCGCACGTCGCCTGGGCGAGTTACGAGCGTGCCCTGTGA
- a CDS encoding glycosyltransferase family 4 protein — MSDVTIDRAPSLGFLPAQRAASRNAEIIPMSLRTVHFVMPGGVDDPATPSGGNAYDRRVSLDLPGFGWQVHKHAVDGGWPRPGADARAELARVLSELPDGAAVLMDGIVACGVPEIVVPEADRLSLAVLVHLPLGDETGLEAAVAAELDAKERTVLRAVSAVIGTSDWAVRRLVSHHGLAPDRVHVATPGADIAPLASGTDGVSRLLCVATLTPRKGQHRLIEALAAAADLPWTCVCVGGFGNDPEYVDHLRGLIERHGLQDRLHLAGPRAGAELDATYASADLMVLMSYAETYGMAVTEALARGIPVLATDVGGLPEAVGRAPDGGVPGILVPPEDPAALAAELRGWFGEADVRRRLKAAARGRRAALDGWATTARSLAGVLTRLPSEPRRAA, encoded by the coding sequence GTGAGCGACGTGACCATCGACCGCGCCCCCTCGCTGGGATTCCTGCCCGCACAGCGCGCGGCCTCCCGGAATGCCGAGATCATCCCCATGTCCCTGCGCACCGTGCACTTCGTGATGCCGGGCGGTGTCGACGACCCGGCCACGCCGAGCGGCGGCAACGCCTACGACCGCCGCGTCAGCCTGGACCTGCCCGGCTTCGGCTGGCAGGTCCACAAGCACGCCGTGGACGGCGGGTGGCCCCGGCCCGGCGCGGACGCCCGTGCCGAACTCGCCCGGGTGCTGAGCGAGTTGCCGGACGGTGCCGCCGTCCTCATGGACGGGATCGTGGCCTGCGGAGTCCCCGAGATCGTCGTCCCGGAGGCCGACCGGCTGAGCCTGGCCGTCCTGGTCCACCTCCCGCTCGGCGACGAGACCGGCCTGGAGGCCGCCGTCGCCGCGGAGCTGGACGCCAAGGAGCGCACGGTCCTGCGGGCGGTGTCCGCGGTGATCGGCACCAGCGACTGGGCGGTCCGCCGTCTCGTCTCGCACCACGGCCTGGCCCCCGACCGGGTCCATGTCGCCACCCCCGGCGCCGACATCGCCCCCCTCGCCTCCGGCACCGACGGCGTCTCCCGCCTCCTGTGCGTGGCCACGCTGACCCCGCGCAAGGGCCAGCACCGGCTGATCGAGGCCCTCGCCGCCGCGGCCGACCTGCCGTGGACCTGCGTCTGCGTCGGAGGCTTCGGCAACGACCCGGAGTACGTCGACCATCTGCGCGGCCTCATCGAGCGCCACGGCCTCCAGGACCGGCTGCACCTCGCCGGCCCGCGGGCCGGCGCCGAACTCGACGCCACCTACGCCTCCGCCGACCTCATGGTCCTGATGTCGTACGCCGAGACGTACGGCATGGCCGTCACCGAGGCCCTCGCGCGCGGAATTCCCGTGCTGGCCACGGACGTCGGCGGCCTCCCCGAGGCGGTCGGCCGCGCCCCCGACGGCGGGGTGCCCGGCATCCTCGTCCCGCCGGAGGATCCCGCGGCCCTCGCCGCCGAACTGCGCGGCTGGTTCGGCGAGGCCGACGTACGCCGGCGGCTCAAGGCGGCGGCCCGGGGCCGGCGCGCGGCCCTCGACGGGTGGGCCACCACGGCCCGCAGTCTGGCCGGCGTCCTCACCCGGCTCCCCAGCGAACCCCGGAGGGCGGCATGA
- a CDS encoding trans-aconitate methyltransferase: MRKTATTTQAGRIPAQPGPRGVPLGMLVAPVQPEANDATADQPGPEDVMAGTVPMDAEEQTGPGSVIPGAGPAGRPGERATVRLRDVGPDDPPRYAPEWLELREGADAVARAPELLDPLRIRLANLPGRSGVVIHDLGCGTGSMGRWLAPRLDGAQHWILHDRDPYLLHFAAVASPRAAADGSRVTVETRRGDVARLTPDALVGASLVTASALLDVLTREEVDALVAACVGAGCPALLTLSVAGKVELTPSDPMDAEIADAFNAHQRRDGLLGPDAVTVTCEAFAAHGATVRVHPSAWRLGPDEAALTAEWLRGWIGAAVEERPELKERADQYLERRLAACAAGELSVLVHHSDLLALARPTGGTS; encoded by the coding sequence ATGAGGAAGACGGCCACCACGACACAGGCTGGACGGATCCCGGCGCAGCCGGGGCCCAGGGGCGTACCGCTGGGCATGCTGGTCGCCCCGGTGCAGCCCGAGGCGAACGACGCGACGGCTGACCAGCCGGGGCCGGAGGACGTGATGGCTGGGACCGTTCCAATGGACGCCGAGGAGCAGACGGGGCCCGGTTCCGTGATCCCCGGCGCCGGACCCGCCGGCCGCCCCGGCGAGCGGGCCACCGTACGGCTGCGGGACGTCGGACCCGACGACCCGCCGCGCTACGCGCCCGAGTGGCTGGAGCTGCGGGAGGGTGCCGACGCCGTGGCGCGGGCGCCCGAACTGCTCGACCCGCTGCGCATCCGGCTGGCCAACCTGCCCGGCCGCTCCGGGGTCGTCATCCACGACCTGGGCTGCGGCACCGGCTCGATGGGACGGTGGCTCGCGCCCCGCCTGGACGGTGCCCAGCACTGGATCCTGCACGACCGTGATCCCTACCTTCTGCACTTCGCCGCCGTGGCTTCCCCTCGCGCCGCCGCCGACGGCAGCCGCGTCACGGTCGAGACCCGGCGCGGTGACGTGGCCCGGCTGACCCCGGACGCGCTGGTCGGTGCCTCGCTGGTGACGGCCTCCGCGCTGCTGGACGTCCTCACCCGCGAGGAGGTCGACGCCCTCGTCGCCGCCTGTGTCGGCGCCGGCTGCCCGGCGCTGCTCACGCTGTCGGTGGCGGGCAAGGTCGAACTCACCCCGTCCGACCCGATGGACGCGGAGATCGCGGACGCGTTCAACGCCCACCAGCGGCGCGACGGCCTCCTCGGCCCGGACGCCGTCACCGTCACCTGCGAGGCCTTCGCCGCACACGGCGCCACGGTCCGCGTCCACCCGAGCGCCTGGCGGCTCGGACCCGACGAGGCCGCGCTCACCGCCGAGTGGCTGCGCGGCTGGATCGGTGCGGCCGTCGAGGAACGCCCCGAGCTGAAGGAGCGTGCCGACCAGTATCTGGAACGGCGCCTCGCGGCTTGCGCGGCAGGGGAGTTGAGTGTGCTCGTCCACCACAGCGACCTGCTGGCACTGGCCCGGCCGACGGGGGGCACGTCATGA
- a CDS encoding creatininase family protein, translated as MNGSGSRTAAYGLVPADTTEDVRARGAEVSTQVAVLPVGSFEQHGPYLPLATDTLVACAVAREIAAAYPVHLLPPVTMACSHEHAAWPGTVSISSVTLHAVVRDIADSLRRSGVETLVVVNGHGGNYVLGNVVQESSARGERMALFPAAEDWETALERAGVLTSLLTDMHAGEIETSILLHAHPELIRPGYETSDFVADDRRHLLTLGMSGYTESGVIGRPSLGSAEKGKALLASLADSFGAYFSLLTAQS; from the coding sequence ATGAATGGTTCGGGCTCACGGACGGCGGCATACGGACTGGTGCCGGCGGACACCACGGAGGACGTGCGGGCTAGGGGGGCAGAAGTATCAACACAGGTCGCCGTCCTTCCGGTCGGCAGTTTCGAGCAGCACGGCCCGTATCTTCCGCTGGCGACCGACACGTTGGTCGCCTGTGCCGTGGCCCGGGAGATCGCCGCGGCGTACCCGGTGCATCTCCTCCCTCCGGTGACGATGGCCTGCTCGCACGAGCACGCGGCCTGGCCGGGGACCGTCAGCATCTCTTCCGTGACCCTTCATGCGGTGGTGCGGGACATCGCGGACTCGCTCCGCCGCTCGGGGGTCGAGACCCTGGTGGTGGTCAACGGTCACGGCGGAAACTACGTGCTGGGCAACGTCGTTCAGGAGTCTTCTGCCCGCGGTGAGCGGATGGCGCTGTTCCCGGCCGCGGAGGACTGGGAGACGGCGCTGGAGCGGGCCGGGGTGCTGACCTCGTTGCTCACCGATATGCACGCGGGGGAAATCGAGACCTCCATTCTTCTGCACGCTCATCCCGAATTGATCCGTCCCGGATATGAGACCTCCGATTTCGTCGCCGACGACCGTCGCCATCTCCTGACGCTCGGTATGTCCGGCTATACCGAGTCGGGCGTCATCGGGCGCCCGTCCCTCGGCTCGGCGGAAAAGGGGAAGGCACTGCTGGCGAGCCTCGCCGATTCCTTCGGCGCGTATTTCTCGCTGCTGACCGCACAGTCCTGA
- the ribA gene encoding GTP cyclohydrolase II, whose translation MTENIGVLGKQKSAQPRGAERVVNAPLPTVYGKFQAIGYLDHDRGDEQVALVYGDIGTDDVLTRLHSECLTGDAFGSQHCECGDQLDAAMRAVVAEGRGIVVYLRGHEGRGIGLLAKLRAMALQAEGLDTVEANLALGLPVDARDYGVAAEILHDLGVASVRLLSNNPRKREALLEHGIKVSEEVPLLIPPCENNITYLRTKRERLDHHLPHLDAVAHWS comes from the coding sequence ATGACAGAAAACATTGGCGTACTCGGCAAGCAGAAGTCCGCGCAGCCCAGGGGCGCGGAACGCGTCGTGAATGCTCCCTTGCCCACCGTGTACGGCAAATTCCAGGCGATCGGTTACCTGGACCACGACCGCGGTGACGAGCAAGTGGCCCTGGTCTACGGTGACATCGGCACGGACGACGTACTCACCCGGCTCCACTCGGAGTGCCTGACGGGCGATGCCTTCGGCTCCCAGCACTGCGAGTGCGGCGACCAGTTGGACGCCGCGATGCGGGCCGTCGTCGCCGAAGGCCGGGGCATCGTCGTCTACTTGAGAGGGCACGAGGGCCGGGGCATAGGCCTGCTCGCCAAGTTGCGCGCGATGGCCCTGCAGGCGGAGGGTCTCGACACCGTCGAGGCGAACCTCGCCCTCGGCCTGCCGGTCGACGCCCGCGACTACGGCGTCGCCGCCGAGATCCTGCACGACCTGGGCGTGGCCAGCGTCCGCCTGCTCTCCAACAACCCGCGCAAACGCGAGGCGTTGCTGGAACACGGCATCAAAGTCTCCGAAGAGGTACCGCTGTTGATCCCGCCGTGCGAGAACAACATCACCTACCTCCGCACCAAGCGGGAGCGTCTCGACCACCACCTGCCCCATCTGGACGCGGTGGCGCACTGGTCCTGA
- a CDS encoding ornithine cyclodeaminase family protein: MTDDVLFLSGDRVTDLLDTDAAIASQRAAFTALGDGDADLPGKIMHPSRFDDSVVFAYVSRLSADTGPVAKFGSVNPANARAGLPTVHAVISALDRSTGQLVAVMDGTAVTTLRTAAGSAVAVDALAVPDADRLGVLGSGTQALAHVRAIARVRDLKSVRLWSPNPERRAQAARTLTAQLPFPVEAVATAEEAVTDASVVAACTLSTTPVVRGAWLAPGCTVVSVGSFEPTRSEVDLDVLRRSAAVVVDDPETAAEHAGPIVGALREGLLTPEDLIPLGAVLTGRRTARTRPDDIVHYNSVGLGIQDAAAAWAVIHAAQKERP; the protein is encoded by the coding sequence ATGACCGACGACGTCCTCTTCCTCTCCGGCGACCGGGTCACGGACCTGCTCGACACCGACGCGGCCATCGCCTCGCAGCGCGCGGCCTTCACCGCGCTCGGTGACGGCGACGCCGACCTGCCCGGCAAGATCATGCACCCGAGCCGTTTCGACGACAGTGTCGTCTTCGCCTACGTCTCCCGGCTGTCGGCGGACACCGGGCCGGTGGCGAAGTTCGGCAGCGTCAACCCGGCCAACGCACGCGCCGGGCTGCCCACGGTCCACGCGGTGATCAGCGCTTTGGACCGGTCCACCGGACAACTGGTCGCGGTCATGGACGGCACGGCCGTCACGACCCTGCGCACCGCCGCGGGCAGCGCCGTCGCCGTCGACGCGCTGGCCGTCCCCGACGCCGACCGTCTCGGCGTCCTCGGCTCGGGCACCCAGGCCCTCGCCCATGTCCGCGCGATCGCCCGGGTCCGGGACCTGAAGTCCGTACGCCTGTGGAGCCCGAACCCCGAGCGGCGCGCACAGGCCGCCCGGACGCTGACGGCCCAACTCCCCTTCCCCGTCGAGGCGGTGGCCACCGCGGAGGAAGCCGTGACCGACGCGTCCGTGGTCGCCGCCTGCACGCTCAGCACCACCCCCGTGGTGCGCGGCGCCTGGCTCGCGCCCGGCTGCACGGTCGTCAGCGTGGGCTCGTTCGAACCCACCCGCAGCGAGGTCGACCTGGACGTCCTACGGCGATCCGCGGCCGTCGTGGTCGACGACCCGGAGACGGCCGCCGAGCACGCCGGACCGATCGTCGGCGCCCTGCGCGAGGGCCTGTTGACCCCCGAGGACCTGATCCCGCTCGGCGCCGTCCTCACCGGCCGCCGCACCGCCCGTACCCGACCCGACGACATCGTCCACTACAACAGCGTCGGACTCGGCATCCAGGACGCGGCAGCGGCCTGGGCCGTCATCCACGCGGCACAGAAGGAGCGCCCGTGA
- a CDS encoding FAD-binding oxidoreductase, whose amino-acid sequence MKRQAEVVVIGGGVIGTSIAYHLARAGVRDVVLVERDELAAGSTSKAAGGVRAQFSDGLNVQLGARSLEAFERFEEDTGYDIGLHRVGYLFLLSTPEDVASFETGVRLQNSLNVPSRMIDPADAQRLSPLISTEGLIAAAYSPDDGHCTPEAVVHGYAAAARAHGATILRHTDVTGIETHGDTITAVVTTLGRIDTDTVICAAGAWSKGIGAMAGVDLPVQPLRRQIAVTGPVQGLPPDLPMTIDFTTSLYFHAEGPGLLVGMSDPDERPGFATDTHDRWIPRLADAMRRRAPDLLELRRTGGWAGLYENTPDHNALIGEATSVSRFLYATGFSGHGFLQGPAVGEVVRDLYLGHVPFVDVSPLSAGRFAADAPRPEVNLV is encoded by the coding sequence GTGAAGCGTCAGGCAGAGGTCGTCGTCATCGGCGGCGGGGTCATCGGCACCAGCATCGCCTATCACCTGGCCCGCGCCGGCGTCAGAGACGTGGTCCTCGTGGAACGGGACGAACTCGCCGCCGGGTCCACCTCCAAGGCGGCCGGCGGCGTACGCGCGCAGTTCTCCGACGGGCTCAACGTGCAGCTCGGCGCCCGCAGTCTGGAGGCCTTCGAACGCTTCGAGGAGGACACCGGCTACGACATCGGGTTACATCGCGTCGGTTACCTGTTCCTGCTCTCCACGCCCGAGGACGTGGCGTCCTTCGAGACGGGCGTCCGCCTCCAGAACTCCCTGAACGTGCCCAGCCGCATGATCGACCCCGCCGACGCGCAGCGCCTCTCCCCGCTGATCAGCACCGAAGGCCTCATCGCCGCCGCCTACTCGCCCGACGACGGTCACTGCACCCCCGAGGCGGTCGTCCACGGCTACGCGGCCGCCGCCCGTGCCCACGGCGCCACGATCCTGCGCCACACCGACGTCACCGGCATCGAGACCCACGGCGACACCATCACGGCGGTCGTGACGACCCTGGGCCGCATCGATACCGACACCGTGATCTGCGCGGCTGGCGCCTGGTCCAAGGGGATCGGCGCGATGGCCGGCGTGGACCTCCCCGTGCAGCCGCTGCGCCGCCAGATCGCGGTCACGGGACCGGTCCAAGGACTGCCGCCCGACCTCCCCATGACGATCGACTTCACCACCAGCCTCTACTTCCACGCCGAGGGCCCCGGCCTCCTCGTCGGCATGTCCGACCCCGACGAGCGTCCCGGCTTCGCCACCGACACCCACGACCGCTGGATCCCGCGCCTCGCCGACGCCATGCGCCGCCGCGCCCCCGACCTCCTGGAGCTGCGCCGCACCGGCGGCTGGGCGGGCCTGTACGAGAACACGCCGGACCACAACGCCCTGATCGGCGAGGCGACTTCGGTCTCCCGCTTCCTCTACGCCACCGGCTTCTCCGGCCACGGTTTCCTCCAGGGACCGGCCGTCGGCGAGGTCGTCCGCGACCTGTACCTCGGCCACGTACCCTTCGTGGACGTCAGCCCCCTGAGCGCCGGCCGGTTCGCGGCCGACGCCCCGCGCCCGGAGGTCAACCTGGTATGA
- a CDS encoding saccharopine dehydrogenase, with translation MTELHLWLRHEPRTTERRTPVVPSDARHLVENGVTLTVEESPQRIFPIEDYEAIGARVVPAGSWVSAPEDTVVLGLKELPDEPKELTHRHIFFGHAYKGQPGASDLLSRFAAGGGALLDLEYLVDDKGRRLAAFGFWAGYLGAALAVLQHRGRLVAPLTPTSKEELDELLQPAPGDAEFSALVIGALGRSGRGARVAFSTAGIEPTCWDMAETQNLDRPALLARDVLVNCVLATTPVPPFLREPDLDDPTRRLRTVSDVTCDVGSPLNVLPVYDRTTEWDDPVRQLHERPPLDLIAIDNLPSLLPGESSTDFSAALLPQLLHFGTGEAWRRDLDLFRTKSRELGIAVADGELGHV, from the coding sequence ATGACCGAGCTCCATCTGTGGCTGCGCCACGAGCCCCGCACGACCGAGCGCCGCACCCCGGTCGTCCCCTCGGACGCCCGCCACCTCGTCGAGAACGGCGTGACCCTCACGGTCGAGGAGTCCCCGCAACGGATCTTCCCGATCGAGGACTACGAGGCGATCGGCGCCCGCGTGGTGCCCGCGGGCTCGTGGGTGTCGGCGCCGGAGGACACCGTCGTCCTCGGCCTGAAGGAACTTCCGGACGAACCGAAGGAGTTGACCCACCGTCACATCTTCTTCGGGCACGCCTACAAGGGCCAGCCGGGAGCGAGTGACCTGCTGAGCCGGTTCGCGGCCGGGGGCGGAGCGCTGCTCGACCTCGAATACCTGGTGGACGACAAAGGCCGCCGCCTCGCCGCGTTCGGCTTCTGGGCGGGCTACTTGGGCGCGGCGCTTGCCGTACTCCAGCACCGGGGCCGACTGGTCGCGCCGTTGACGCCCACGTCGAAGGAGGAGTTGGACGAGCTGCTCCAACCTGCCCCTGGGGACGCGGAGTTCAGCGCGCTGGTGATCGGCGCGCTGGGGCGCAGCGGGCGAGGAGCGCGGGTCGCGTTCTCCACGGCCGGGATCGAGCCGACCTGTTGGGACATGGCCGAGACCCAGAACCTCGACCGCCCGGCCCTGTTGGCCCGCGACGTGCTGGTCAACTGCGTTCTGGCCACGACCCCGGTCCCGCCCTTCCTCCGCGAGCCGGACCTGGACGACCCGACCCGCCGCCTGCGCACCGTCTCCGACGTCACCTGCGACGTCGGATCACCGCTCAACGTCCTGCCGGTCTACGACCGCACGACCGAATGGGACGACCCGGTACGGCAGTTGCACGAACGTCCGCCGCTCGACCTCATCGCGATCGACAACCTGCCGTCCCTCCTCCCGGGGGAGTCCAGCACCGACTTCTCGGCCGCGCTGCTGCCCCAACTCCTGCACTTCGGGACCGGCGAGGCGTGGCGGCGCGACCTGGACCTGTTCCGTACGAAGTCGCGTGAACTCGGAATCGCCGTAGCGGATGGGGAGTTGGGCCATGTCTGA